The following DNA comes from Hordeum vulgare subsp. vulgare chromosome 3H, MorexV3_pseudomolecules_assembly, whole genome shotgun sequence.
GAAAATGAAGGGTATATGTGGAAGGAGGGCGGCTGTTCAATTTGGTGGACTTGGCCAATTTTGACCAGATTTTCGAGTTGGTTTGGCCTGTCAGATCAGAAGTGGCGGATGCATCCAGGTGTGCTTATATCCGCTCCACACATGGTATGATTTTGACTGGTGTCCGACATCCCGGGTGTTTTGGGCTGGCTTTGGGTGGTCCAGTTGGGTGGCGATTTAGTGACTAGGTTGCCCGCGTGGATGGTTATGGAGTTTTGAGGAGTCCAGTTGTAGATGCGCCTAGGCATGCGGCTATGCAGCTAGAAAAGTGTAGTTCTTTGAATTAgcacatgatgtatagggatttaccccccccccctccacccacAAATTAACTCATGTATTTCCTACATGATCAAGCTTGGTGCATAGTGGGAGCATCCAACATCTATTAAGAAAACAAAGTTGGTAATCATACTAAAAACTAATCCTCAAGGATTAGGCTTCGTGGATGGTGGGATTACACATCTATATTGGTGAATTCGTGAGGAGAATTAGAATTCTCTCCCAAAATGTATGTGTGAGATTCCGAGGATGAAGAAACCGCCCGCTCTGAAATATTGAGACATGTGATTCTTCTTCCCCATGACACTCCTAGAGGCGCTACCGGAGACCTGcatgcccctccccctccccctcccccccccccagtgTTGCCTGTGAACTCTATGGTGGTGGGTACATCATCGATGAAGCGCAAGTGCACAATGGGGAATGAGGACAACCCATTGTGGCATTGCTTCAGGAACAACAAGACAATGGTGTCACCTATAAACACATGGTCCTCTGGCCGAACAAATCCATCTGAAACTCATCCAGAACACCAATGAGATTCTACTCGAGAAGAAACCCAACCTGTTTGAGACCAGTGGCATGACATCATAATGTTGGAGCCTCCCACAAGACCGGGTACGAATGCAACCATGTCATCTCGATGGCTTGCATCATAACGGCGATTAATGGCACTCCCAGTGGTAGGTGTGGTGGAATGAGTGGTAGGGTGTTATATGTCCATGCCGCACTAGGTCGCTTGCATTGCATAGGCGGTATTAACCAATGTGATCGCCTCTCAGGTCCTAGACTCCAAGAATGGCGCATGTGTGGCTACGAGCGGTAGCCCTGACTGTGTGGAATGTTGTGGCGGTGGCACAACTACTATGAGCAGCAAGCCAGGCAATATGTGATGATGTTATTGAAATATCTTGGCCGCCTGTCTCCATCATTTCAGACTTGTTGGAGCATGAATTTAGTATGACATTGAAGCGAAGAGGACTTAAGTTCAAGACCTTGCCAATGTATCATTCAGAAAATTCATGTCTGGCCTACACAGTTCGAGACTAAGGACTAAGAAAATCCTAGACTTGAGGGGATTGTTGAAATCTAGTGCCGGCTCTCTTCATCATTTTTCACTTTTGGAGTTCTGCTGGAGCATGAATTCAATAGACGAGATAAGGAGGTCCTGTTAGTGTCAGGTGTGGCACAAAGCAATGGCGTGACTGTTTTTGCGGGCATTGACAAGCATGTGGCTCCTGGCGCACGCATCCAATGTGGGAGGGAATGCGATGTGTCGATGGTTCCCCGTTGATATCGAGCAGGGTGGCATGTGCTTCTATTCATATAGAGGAAGTCGGGGCTTGTCCCCATGGACATTGTGGATGCTATAAGTCTGGTCACGCTAGTATGTACTGAAAACATCCATACCCGTCTGCTAGCGCTACCCCACATGTTTTAGAGTACTGACTGGCGTGACTTTTGAAAATCCATCATTAAGATAGTGCCTGGAACACCGCTTCATGTGTGGGTGAAAACTATTTATTCTGACCTTCCATAACGGCATATTTGTGTCGTTGCCTCCAAAAAGTGATGTTATTTGCTGATGTTCTGGCCTTCAATGGTTGGCGCCGAGAACCAAGATACAAATCCTTGTCCTTCCCATCTCCGGATGGATGTGACAATAGTAGTACGAGGGcgtttatctcttcttgaagactttcttTTTTGCGAAACCAGTCGACATAGGGCGGTGTTTGGCCGGGCTTACCTTTTTCTTATAATAAATAGAAACTTATTTATGGGCTTTTGGATTTGTCCTTTGCTTATAGCATTATGTAATAATATTCATATTCGGTCATAAACCAAAAACTCATAAATAGATGTATTTTTGCCTAGAAGCCAAAGTTAAGCCCAACCAAACGCCCCTTAGTAGTCGTAGGTTTTGAATCCATGTGATGAAATGACTCTATACTTTGTACATCAACTGTTGATGACTTTACTATCTTATTTTCGGTTTATAAGGCATGCGTGTATATCTCGATTGATACTTAGatcaatatactccctccgttcctaaatataagtctttctagagattccactaatagaatacatacggatgtatatagacatactttagagtgtagattcattaatTTCGCTCCGTATGTATACTCCTAgcgaaatcttttaaaagacttatatttaggaacggagggagtagtacaaaaaatatcattagaaacttcaaATTGCCTACTTTCTAATTGCATAATTTTTAGACTATATAACTCATTTTATGTTGGTGAAATTATAATTCTAGGAATACTGAAGCCCTATAAATCAGAAAGGAGGTAGTAACTCCCTTGCCTTGGATCAACTCTAATAAAGAAAATGGCTCTATGCATCATAATGGTGCAAAGGCAGGATTTACATCCTTGTTTTCGAAGAATAAAAATGGTAGAGACTCTAGAAACACCTATAAACTAAGGTGTTCGCGCACAACGTTGGGTGGTCTTCAACTGCCATGGATGGTTGTCGGTATGATAAAGTAGATTTAACAAAAACGAATGCGGTTTTGCTGATGGAGGCAGCAGAAAGGCAAGACGTTCGCCCCCCAGTATATAAATCAGCAGCGGGTGGAACAATGGAAGCTCAGAGTTAGTACGTagctcagcagcagcagcatgtcGGCGGCAAAGATAGTCGTCCATGGCTGTGCCGGCAGGGAGCTTCGTGAGGGAGAAGAGGAACACTGTCCCGACGTCGAGGCTGGCAGCGGCGCCGTCAGCGCCCAGGAGGCGGCGCCGGGACGGGAGAGGCTCGTGTCGCTCGACGTCTTCAGGGGCATCACCGTCGCGGTCAGCTAACTTTCTACCTGTCTATAGCTGCTATCTCCATACAATATTAGTCCAAAGCAAACTGTCATGCATATCTTCACGCATGGCGCCGGCACGCACGTGACGTAAAAGCACCGGGCCCTTTGTGTACTATACTGCCGTTTTTCTCTCGAGGAATACTAAGGTAGGGGCTTAAAAATTCCCGCAAAATATTTTCCAACCCACTCCACAAGGATACTACGATACATATGCACATACAAATAAACAAAACCATTATATAATCTGGCATAATACATTTCTGGTCCTTATTTTCTACTAAGCCAAAAAAGAGAGTTTTGAGTGGATGTGTGGTTCCGACAAAAAACACAAGGAATGAATAGTATATATCTGTTGATATAGATGCATAGCCCGTCTTTCTCCACTAGCTTGAGCTTTTAGATCAATTGACTGACGCGTGCAGTATTACATAGTATCAGAGTCACATTTAAACCCGAGGAAGCTACGCGTAAGGGAAGTGTTGACGTATAAATGCATATCCCACATTTCCCCATCAGCTTGACCTTTTGGATGAAATGTCTGGTGCCTCCAGTTCTACAATATTTATGAATGATTCATGTGCTCGCTTCCTTGCAAACGGAATGCGTCTATACAAAACATTCCTATGGAatccttttattttttgtggggtCGAATTCTCATTCCTATGTTTTTTCTATGAAAACTGTTCAAACCTAATGAGGCCTCCATACCATAGTACTCATGTCAGCCTTTTTCGGTACTCCCTCCGGTcttttttagtctgcatataagttttgtccgaagtcaaagtatctctactttgaccaaacttatagaaaaaattatgaacattcaccatgccaaatcaatattgttagattctttacgaaatgtagtttcataatgtatatattttgtattgtagatattgatattttttaatataaatttgatcaaactttgcaaagtttgacttgaccgaaatctaatacgcggagtaaaaaggatcggagggagtaccaaGCTCCAACCACTTAACCAGACAACCAGTCAAAAAAAACGAGACATTATTTTTTTCATTGTGACCTGGTCCTATCACTATGACCCGGTCTTTGTGATACCTTCTCACAATGCTTTGGATGTGGATTATATATAGTCTTATATTTTTATCTATTTTTGATTGAAAGCCCATTTTTTCAATATTCCGAGATGTTCTAAGGACACCTCAGCGAACAACTAAGCTTAGCTCAAAACCCTATAAATGCATAGGATTGCACCCAACCTCTTTTATTAATTATTAAGGTAGAATACAAAATTTTATGTTACAAAGAGAAGCCCTGGCCCGAAACCTCAAAGTTAATTTTAGCCTCCCCCTCCACAGGTTAATTTAACCTAGTGAAATTTTTGAATATTACAGCTGATGATCATTGTCGACGATGTTGGTGGTCTCGTCCCCAAGATAAGCCACTCGCCGTGGGATGGCGTCACACTAGCGGATTTCgtgttccccttcttcctctttgcTGTCGGGGTCTCGTTAGCCTTCGCCTACAAAGTACTGCTATTGCTCACAATATTAAATTGGCAATCACTTACACCAATTCAACTCCAGTAGGTCTAGCATTAGTGGCTAAACAATGCTTTGTGCAGAGGCGGTCGGATAGAGTGTCGGCGACCAAGAAGGCTGTTCTCCGGGCCACAAAGCTGTTTCTTACAGGCCTCCTTCTTCAAGGTAAATACACCTGCATTTAGTTGGCGACATTCATCAGAAGTCATGTGCATTTTTTTGCGGGTTCATCAGAATTCAAAAGACATGCTAACTGTGGTATTTTGGAGATCCTGTCAATTTGATTTCAAACGTTGTCCAGTTTCTCACATAATTGTTCATTAACATACCACTGTTAATTTTATGGAGAGTTGTATTTATCATATATCTCTAATGAACACAAATAATATACTGTTATTCAATGGTGATATAAATTATACTTTGTTAAGGCAGAGTAATAATTTGGCCACCAAACTAAAAGTACATTTTATTTCCGAGCAACCGAAAATTTAGAAATTCAAGCAGCTCAGAGAGAAAACATGATTATGTCCTGATTTTAGTACTATAGTTGTAAAACTATGAGCTTCTGTTTTTCAAGGTGGCTTCTTGCACAACATACATGATCTCACCTACGGGGTTGACATTAGCAAGATACGTTTGATGGGTGTCTTACAGGTACTTATAATCGCCAGTCCATCCATCATTCCTAATGCAACTCTTAGTACGATCATGCACTAGTAAAACTAAGTTATGTAAAGAACACACGAGAGATCTGTGTGCGTGATCTAGCGCAACaattaacattttttttaaatatctgACTTGATACAGAGGATTGCGGTCTCATACCTAGTGGTGGCGCTATGCGAAATCTGGCTAAGGGGTGGCGACGAAGGAGGCATAGGCTCTGGCTACACAATAATCAGAAAATACCGCCTCCAGATGTGAGCATAGTACACTGACAAATGTTACCCATTGTTATTTAAGTTGCATAACTAGTTAATCAATTTGTTATTCACGTATTTATATTCCTTTGCATTCCTTTTCAAAGGTTTGCCGGTATTTTCCTCATGGCCACATACACAATGATTTTGTATGGTTTGCACGTGCCAGACTGGGAGTATGACACCACATCACCGGATTCAACCACAAAGCATTTTGTGGTACGCTTTCTCTTCTGAAACTTTGTTCTTCTTTGTATTCGGTATAAATGTTTTCTAAGTTTTATTTTTGTGCTTGTATCAAATGCAGGTGGCATGCGATGTGAGAGGGCATACAGGGCCAGGTTGCAACGCCGTTGGCATGATTGATCGAAGTGTCCTTGGAATCCAGCATCTTTATACACGTCCGGTCtatctcaaaacagaggtatataTCCAATCAGATCATAACCACAAGAAGATAGTGAGGTCCTCAAATTCTAGATATCTCGTTTTGTGCAATATACCTAGCAGTCATGACAAGTTTTCTCATCCTTCCCTTTGGGACTTTGCAGTGGTGTAGCATCGACTCCCCCGGCAATGGACCGCTCCCGTCCGACGCGCCAGCATGGTGCGAAGCCCCCTTTGATCCCGAGGGCCTCCTAAGGTATACATTAGTGGCACCTTCCTCAAACAGTCCTTAGTCACTTCAAGATGCATCCGAATCTCACTACATATACTAATCCTCTTCATCTACAACACAGCTCCTTGATGGCAATCGTGACGTGCTTGATCGGGCTCCAGTTCGGGCATGTCATCGTCCACTTTAAAGTATATATATCCTTCTGCCCCACTAGAATCtcagtttttttttcatttatgaTGGTCACTGGATTTTAGTCCCCTTGACTAAGAAAATCTGAGGGACTTTTTATTGTTTGATTAAGGGAATATATTAATATCGTGAGGGACTTTTTATGGCATAAAGTTATCGGTTATCTCAAATGAGGAAATTGTTATTGTCATGCATGATTCAGTTTGTTTGTCATTTCTACTTGTCATGGCGTCCTTAGAGACTAGTAAAATTTGTTGGTGTGCATTCGTTCGTCGTCTACGAAATCTTAGTCCTGGCGATTAACTCCGCATCATCCATACAGGGACACGATGAGAGAATGGTGCGTTGGTCCATTCCGGCATTGAGCCTACTAGCTCTGGGCTTCACACTCAACTTGTTCGGTAGTTATTTtatttgttgattaattatcttgTGACTGGAAGGAATAgtaagttttgattttttttatcaacatgattgacaaggtgCTTTGGGTTGACGTACATGCAGGGATGCATATGAACAAGTCACTATACAACCTTAGCTACACTTATGTCACCGGAGGCGCAGCTGGTCTTTTCTTCGCAGGGATCTATTTATTGGTTCGTAAATATGAACAAAAGGATTTTAAGATTTCAGTTCGATGTTTAATTATAAAATTTTAACTATTCATCTCACATGACACAACTCGAGTTTAGATTTCACCTCACGA
Coding sequences within:
- the LOC123439212 gene encoding heparan-alpha-glucosaminide N-acetyltransferase-like — translated: MIIVDDVGGLVPKISHSPWDGVTLADFVFPFFLFAVGVSLAFAYKRRSDRVSATKKAVLRATKLFLTGLLLQGGFLHNIHDLTYGVDISKIRLMGVLQRIAVSYLVVALCEIWLRGGDEGGIGSGYTIIRKYRLQMFAGIFLMATYTMILYGLHVPDWEYDTTSPDSTTKHFVVACDVRGHTGPGCNAVGMIDRSVLGIQHLYTRPVYLKTEWCSIDSPGNGPLPSDAPAWCEAPFDPEGLLSSLMAIVTCLIGLQFGHVIVHFKGHDERMVRWSIPALSLLALGFTLNLFGMHMNKSLYNLSYTYVTGGAAGLFFAGIYLLVDVYGYKRPILPMEWMGKHALMIFVLVACNVAPILLQGLYWRVPNNSLLKLIGAGG